The following are encoded together in the Chitinivibrio alkaliphilus ACht1 genome:
- a CDS encoding TatD family hydrolase: MHCHCLSDSDQAGIYSVVSTVSWDEWDRAVSLEGDERAISLGIHPTFVATLPANWHERLSIRLAQSAAMIGECGLHPHKSRDIRLLQEEVLGWQFSLAHTYNRAMVLHVTGMWDRFFSLLDHYGVPPGGLLMHDFAGSVEVLARLQGYGKILFSYGPSLMKKGFYKKRSLSCNSNGACLF, encoded by the coding sequence ATGCATTGTCACTGTTTGAGTGATTCTGACCAGGCGGGTATCTACTCTGTGGTATCTACCGTTTCCTGGGATGAGTGGGATAGAGCGGTGTCATTAGAAGGGGACGAGCGTGCCATATCCCTAGGAATACATCCCACCTTTGTGGCAACTCTGCCTGCCAATTGGCATGAGCGTCTCTCTATCCGTCTTGCACAGTCCGCTGCCATGATAGGGGAGTGCGGGTTGCACCCCCACAAGAGTAGGGATATACGTCTGTTGCAAGAAGAGGTGTTGGGGTGGCAGTTTTCTCTTGCGCATACGTACAACCGTGCCATGGTACTACATGTTACCGGGATGTGGGATCGCTTTTTTTCGCTCTTAGATCACTACGGTGTACCTCCTGGTGGGCTTCTCATGCATGATTTTGCGGGGTCTGTGGAGGTTCTTGCGCGTCTACAAGGGTATGGGAAAATCCTTTTTTCCTATGGTCCTTCCCTTATGAAAAAGGGGTTTTATAAAAAAAGAAGCCTTTCGTGCAACTCCAATGGGGCATGTCTGTTTTGA
- the cgtA gene encoding Obg family GTPase CgtA produces the protein MFIDEAVVEIHAGDGGRGCFSYLREKFRPKGKPDGGNGGRGGSVFFRASQRVETLQDLSIRHILRGNRGDHGGSKNKHGKDGEDIYIDVPVGLTVRTYDTDEIIHDFTEVGETFCVAAGGRGGRGNAALVSRNNPDPDHAQYGMPGEQLKMKLVLKVMANVGLVGKPNAGKSTFLSSVSKAHPKIADYPFTTLQPQLGVVRLPRRHQSFTIADIPGIIDGAHLGKGLGIQFLKHIERTQVLAILVDGQSENPLAEAEKIVEELRQYSSLLLEKPRVFILTKGDISADTVVPEGWFSMSSVTGQGVTEVLHHLFTLVAQIKGSQREPVEVG, from the coding sequence ATGTTTATTGACGAGGCTGTTGTTGAAATCCATGCCGGTGATGGTGGGCGTGGGTGCTTTTCTTACCTTCGTGAAAAGTTTCGACCCAAGGGGAAACCTGATGGGGGAAATGGTGGTCGCGGTGGAAGTGTTTTTTTTCGCGCCTCTCAGAGAGTAGAGACCTTGCAGGATCTTTCCATTCGTCATATTCTCCGAGGAAATCGAGGAGATCATGGCGGAAGTAAGAATAAACACGGCAAAGATGGAGAAGATATTTATATTGATGTACCCGTAGGTCTCACGGTGCGCACCTATGACACGGATGAAATTATTCATGATTTTACTGAAGTTGGTGAAACCTTCTGTGTCGCCGCAGGTGGTCGCGGTGGTCGGGGAAATGCAGCTCTGGTAAGCCGAAATAATCCAGACCCAGATCATGCACAATACGGGATGCCCGGTGAACAGTTGAAAATGAAACTCGTCTTAAAGGTTATGGCGAATGTGGGGCTTGTTGGTAAGCCCAATGCGGGAAAGTCGACCTTTCTTTCTTCGGTTTCCAAGGCACATCCCAAAATTGCTGATTATCCTTTTACAACCCTACAGCCTCAGCTCGGTGTTGTTCGACTTCCACGAAGACATCAGTCCTTTACCATTGCAGATATTCCTGGAATTATCGATGGTGCCCACTTGGGAAAAGGGCTTGGTATTCAGTTTTTAAAACATATAGAACGGACCCAGGTCTTGGCAATACTTGTGGATGGGCAGAGCGAAAATCCTCTTGCTGAAGCAGAGAAAATTGTGGAGGAGTTGCGTCAATACAGTTCGCTTCTTTTGGAAAAACCCCGGGTGTTTATTCTCACCAAGGGTGACATCTCTGCTGATACGGTTGTTCCGGAAGGATGGTTTTCTATGTCCTCAGTTACTGGCCAAGGGGTAACAGAGGTTCTTCACCATTTGTTTACCTTGGTAGCACAAATTAAAGGCTCGCAACGTGAGCCCGTAGAGGTAGGAT
- a CDS encoding FmdB family zinc ribbon protein, with product MPTYSYECSRCGKQFSLFQKMSEEPLEICTFSDCGGTVRRIIGAGSGIVFKGTGFYQTDFKNNRKKVE from the coding sequence ATGCCAACCTATTCGTATGAGTGCTCCCGCTGTGGAAAGCAGTTTTCTCTCTTTCAGAAAATGTCTGAAGAGCCCTTGGAGATATGTACCTTTTCCGACTGTGGTGGTACAGTTCGTCGAATCATCGGTGCGGGAAGTGGTATTGTTTTTAAGGGAACAGGGTTTTATCAGACCGACTTTAAAAACAACCGAAAAAAAGTAGAGTGA